A single genomic interval of Microbacterium sp. LWO14-1.2 harbors:
- a CDS encoding exodeoxyribonuclease III, producing MRLATWNVNSIRTRVTRTVEFAVREDIDVLAMQEIKCKPEQFPYGPFEEAGYHVEVHGLNQWNGVAIASRLPVTDVRTSFDGMPGFAKGHEGPDAPLEARALGVLVDGVRVWSLYVPNGRALGDPHYAYKLHWLEELKKSTAAELAANPDLPLALVGDFNIIPFDGDNGDPDIVEGVSTHVSPPEREAFFALADAGVSDVVRPLLPEGYTYWDYQRLKFPRNEGIRIDFILGSKTLADAVTGASIHREERKGEQPSDHVPVVVELDNSRLGTAAGEDDDDLPMIFS from the coding sequence ATGCGCTTGGCCACCTGGAACGTCAACTCCATCCGCACCCGCGTGACCCGCACCGTCGAGTTCGCCGTCCGAGAGGACATCGACGTGCTGGCGATGCAGGAGATCAAGTGCAAGCCGGAGCAGTTCCCGTACGGCCCGTTCGAAGAGGCCGGGTACCACGTCGAGGTCCACGGCCTGAACCAGTGGAACGGCGTCGCGATCGCCAGCCGCCTCCCCGTCACCGACGTGCGCACGTCTTTCGACGGCATGCCGGGCTTCGCGAAGGGGCACGAGGGGCCCGATGCACCGCTCGAGGCCCGCGCGCTGGGCGTGCTCGTCGACGGCGTGCGCGTGTGGAGCCTGTACGTGCCCAACGGCCGTGCGCTCGGCGATCCGCACTACGCCTACAAGCTGCACTGGCTCGAAGAGCTGAAGAAGTCGACGGCCGCGGAGCTCGCCGCGAACCCCGACCTGCCGCTCGCGCTCGTCGGCGACTTCAACATCATCCCGTTCGACGGCGACAACGGCGACCCCGACATCGTCGAGGGTGTCTCCACGCACGTCTCCCCGCCGGAGCGCGAGGCCTTCTTCGCCCTCGCCGATGCGGGCGTGAGCGACGTCGTGCGGCCGCTGCTGCCCGAGGGGTACACGTACTGGGACTACCAGCGTCTCAAGTTCCCGCGCAACGAGGGCATCCGCATCGACTTCATCCTCGGCTCGAAGACGCTCGCCGATGCGGTGACCGGCGCATCGATCCACCGCGAGGAGCGCAAGGGCGAGCAGCCCAGCGACCACGTGCCCGTCGTCGTCGAGCTCGACAACAGCCGCCTCGGGACTGCCGCCGGGGAGGACGACGACGACCTCCCGATGATCTTCTCCTGA
- a CDS encoding VOC family protein translates to MTSVFVNLPTTDLDRAKAFYTALGCEINPNFTDENAACVVWSKDIYFMVLKREFFQTFTDKPIADPNQVVQVSVSFSRDSRDEVDAILEKGLAAGGVEPRPAQDYGFMYSRDLDDPDGNSLGFLYMTPEAAENGPDHVADHAAEQNAAS, encoded by the coding sequence GTGACCAGTGTCTTCGTCAACCTGCCCACCACCGATCTCGACCGCGCCAAGGCCTTTTACACGGCCCTCGGCTGCGAGATCAACCCGAACTTCACCGACGAGAACGCCGCGTGCGTCGTCTGGTCGAAGGACATCTACTTCATGGTCCTCAAGCGCGAGTTCTTCCAGACCTTCACCGACAAGCCGATCGCCGACCCGAACCAGGTCGTGCAGGTCTCGGTCTCGTTCAGCCGCGACTCGCGCGACGAGGTCGACGCCATCCTCGAGAAGGGCCTCGCCGCCGGCGGCGTCGAGCCGCGGCCTGCCCAGGACTACGGCTTCATGTACTCGCGCGACCTCGACGACCCCGACGGCAACTCGCTCGGCTTCCTCTACATGACCCCGGAGGCCGCCGAGAACGGCCCCGACCACGTGGCCGATCACGCCGCGGAGCAGAACGCCGCATCCTGA
- a CDS encoding HAD-IIA family hydrolase: MGHRDDIECWLTDMDGVLVHENTAIPGASELLAGWEQNEIPYLVLTNNSIFTARDLSARLRASGLVVPEERIWTSALATADFLKQQLPGGSAFVIGEAGILTALHEAGFIMTETAPDFVVVGETRNYSFEAITKAIRHINKGSRFIVTNPDATGPSADGVLPATGAIAALITKATGKEPYVVGKPNPMMFRSALNKIGAHSKKTGMIGDRMDTDIVAGIEAGLHTVLVMTGISDEAEMQKYPFRPDEVVDSVADLLPTVTESIPTLDED, encoded by the coding sequence ATGGGACACCGCGACGACATCGAGTGCTGGCTGACCGACATGGACGGCGTGCTCGTGCACGAGAACACCGCCATCCCCGGCGCCTCCGAGCTGCTCGCCGGATGGGAGCAGAACGAGATCCCCTACCTGGTGCTCACGAACAACTCGATCTTCACAGCACGCGACCTGTCGGCGCGACTGCGAGCCAGCGGACTCGTCGTGCCCGAGGAGCGCATCTGGACCTCGGCGCTCGCGACGGCGGACTTCCTCAAGCAGCAGCTGCCCGGTGGCTCGGCGTTCGTGATCGGCGAGGCGGGCATCCTCACGGCCCTGCACGAGGCCGGGTTCATCATGACCGAGACGGCCCCCGACTTCGTCGTCGTCGGCGAGACGCGGAACTACTCCTTCGAGGCGATCACGAAGGCGATCCGGCACATCAACAAGGGCTCGCGCTTCATCGTGACGAACCCCGATGCGACCGGTCCGTCCGCCGACGGAGTGCTGCCGGCGACCGGCGCGATCGCGGCGCTCATCACGAAGGCGACGGGCAAGGAGCCCTACGTCGTCGGCAAGCCCAACCCGATGATGTTCCGGTCGGCCCTGAACAAGATCGGCGCCCACTCGAAGAAGACCGGCATGATCGGCGACCGCATGGACACCGACATCGTCGCGGGCATCGAGGCCGGTCTGCACACCGTGCTCGTGATGACCGGCATCAGCGACGAGGCCGAGATGCAGAAGTACCCGTTCCGGCCCGACGAGGTCGTCGACTCGGTCGCCGACCTGCTGCCCACGGTCACCGAGTCGATCCCGACGCTCGACGAGGACTGA
- a CDS encoding MFS transporter, producing MTSAPRLAPLYLAGFTTAFGAHGIAAALGAETDDIGWTLLAFGFTLALYDLAEVLLKPLFGALSDRVGVRPVIIGGLLAFAAFSVVGAVVPGMAGLVIGRFGQGAAASAFSPSSSAAVARLTDDATRGKYFGRYGSWKSLGYALGPLLGAVLVVWGGLPALFWALAALGLGAAAWVAVSVPHVPVLPRKRVTLLDLGRELVAPGFLVPTLVLAATTGALAVAVGFLPLLGRQAGLDTAWSMAIVTVLAVASSAAQPLVGSAHDRGRISVRGGTVGGLLLIAVGIALSAVTGHPAALVTTALLVGLGVGTATPVAFSHLAASTPPERMGRTMGSAELGRELGDAGGPLVAGAVATASVPGIGLGVVAALTAGAGVLAAVGTRRSRNRGLALDK from the coding sequence GTGACCTCCGCGCCGCGCCTCGCCCCGCTGTACCTCGCCGGTTTCACCACCGCCTTCGGCGCGCACGGCATCGCCGCCGCGCTGGGCGCGGAGACCGACGACATCGGGTGGACGCTGCTCGCCTTCGGCTTCACCCTCGCGCTGTACGACCTCGCTGAGGTGCTGCTCAAACCGCTGTTCGGCGCGCTGAGCGATCGCGTCGGCGTCCGGCCCGTGATCATCGGCGGCCTGCTGGCCTTCGCCGCGTTCTCGGTGGTGGGGGCCGTGGTGCCGGGGATGGCCGGACTGGTGATCGGGCGCTTCGGGCAGGGGGCGGCGGCGTCGGCGTTCTCCCCGTCGTCGTCGGCCGCCGTCGCGCGGCTGACCGACGATGCCACGCGCGGAAAGTACTTCGGTCGCTACGGCTCGTGGAAGAGCCTGGGCTACGCCCTCGGTCCGCTGCTCGGGGCCGTGCTCGTCGTGTGGGGCGGACTGCCCGCGCTGTTCTGGGCGCTCGCCGCGCTCGGCCTCGGCGCCGCGGCATGGGTCGCCGTCTCCGTGCCGCACGTTCCGGTGCTGCCCCGCAAGCGCGTGACGCTCCTCGATCTCGGGCGCGAGCTCGTCGCCCCCGGGTTCCTCGTGCCGACTCTCGTACTGGCTGCGACGACCGGCGCGCTCGCCGTGGCGGTCGGATTCCTCCCGCTTCTCGGCAGGCAGGCCGGACTCGACACCGCGTGGAGCATGGCGATCGTCACGGTGCTGGCTGTCGCTTCGAGCGCGGCGCAGCCCCTGGTGGGCTCGGCGCACGACCGCGGCCGGATCTCGGTGCGCGGCGGCACGGTCGGCGGACTGCTGCTCATCGCGGTCGGCATCGCCCTGTCGGCGGTGACCGGTCACCCCGCCGCGCTGGTCACGACGGCCCTGCTCGTCGGACTCGGTGTGGGCACGGCAACGCCGGTGGCGTTCTCGCACCTCGCCGCCTCCACACCGCCCGAGCGCATGGGGCGCACGATGGGCAGCGCGGAGCTGGGTCGCGAGCTCGGTGACGCGGGCGGACCGTTGGTCGCGGGGGCCGTGGCGACGGCATCCGTCCCGGGGATCGGGCTGGGAGTGGTGGCCGCCCTCACCGCGGGCGCGGGCGTGCTGGCGGCGGTCGGGACGCGCAGGTCGAGAAACCGAGGACTTGCTCTTGACAAGTGA
- a CDS encoding anhydro-N-acetylmuramic acid kinase → MRVLGLLSGTSHDGIDVTVVDFREEAGALHGIVLHEDSVPYESALRARLVAALPPAQTTLAEVCELDTLIGQSFAEVAAAASEAVGGVDAVCTHGQTVYHWVDGDHALGTLQIGQAAWIAERVGAPVVSDVRIRDITVGGHGAPLVSFLDELLLRDRAGVSAAVNLGGIANMTVVGPDGLIAYDIGPANALVDAVVVSEGLDPRGYDADAAIARTGSVDDALLAALLADPYYALPAPKSTGKEHFHLDYVRSHVDDARRQGREISAPDLVRTLTELTVRTVARDVRAAGIGFLAVSGGGCHNPLLLQGLRDALPGVEVVLADELGAPVDSKEAILFALIGWCTMHGVAAVTPGGTGARDARILGTITPGRGPLRMPEPVASVRSLTLS, encoded by the coding sequence ATGCGCGTACTCGGACTGCTCTCCGGCACCTCGCACGACGGGATCGACGTGACCGTCGTCGACTTCCGCGAGGAGGCGGGAGCTCTGCACGGCATCGTGCTCCACGAGGACAGTGTCCCGTACGAGTCCGCGCTGCGCGCCCGCCTCGTCGCCGCCCTCCCGCCCGCGCAGACCACGCTGGCCGAGGTGTGCGAGCTCGACACGCTGATCGGCCAGTCGTTCGCGGAGGTCGCTGCCGCAGCATCCGAGGCCGTCGGCGGAGTCGACGCCGTGTGCACCCACGGTCAGACCGTCTACCACTGGGTCGACGGCGACCACGCGCTCGGCACCCTGCAGATCGGTCAGGCGGCCTGGATCGCCGAGCGCGTCGGCGCTCCGGTCGTGTCGGACGTGCGCATCCGCGACATCACCGTCGGAGGGCACGGTGCACCTCTCGTGTCGTTCCTCGACGAGTTGCTGCTCCGCGACCGCGCGGGCGTCTCAGCAGCCGTGAACCTCGGAGGCATCGCCAACATGACCGTGGTCGGTCCGGACGGGCTCATCGCCTACGACATCGGTCCGGCCAACGCGCTCGTGGACGCGGTCGTCGTCTCCGAGGGACTCGATCCTCGCGGCTACGATGCCGATGCTGCGATCGCGCGGACCGGGTCGGTCGACGACGCGCTGCTCGCCGCCCTGCTCGCCGACCCGTACTACGCTCTGCCGGCTCCGAAGAGCACGGGAAAGGAGCATTTCCACCTCGACTACGTGCGCTCCCACGTCGACGATGCTCGTCGTCAGGGACGGGAGATCTCGGCACCCGATCTCGTCCGCACGCTCACGGAGCTCACGGTGCGCACCGTCGCCCGAGACGTCCGTGCGGCAGGCATCGGCTTCCTCGCCGTGTCGGGTGGCGGCTGCCACAACCCGCTCCTGCTGCAGGGGCTTCGCGATGCGCTGCCCGGAGTCGAGGTCGTGCTCGCCGACGAACTCGGCGCGCCCGTCGACAGCAAGGAGGCGATCCTCTTCGCGCTCATCGGCTGGTGCACGATGCACGGCGTGGCCGCGGTCACTCCGGGAGGGACGGGCGCGCGCGATGCGCGCATCCTCGGAACGATCACACCGGGTCGCGGTCCGCTGCGGATGCCGGAGCCGGTGGCGTCGGTGCGGAGCCTCACGCTGAGCTGA
- a CDS encoding YdeI/OmpD-associated family protein, whose translation MGALDDGERISAADAATWRAWLEQNHERTAGVWLLSVRGRSTGVGYDDAVRQALCFGWIDGPVRTFDDTTVGQWFSPRRRGSGWAATNKARIAELEATGQMAPAGIRVLEAARADGSWTVLDGPEAGVEPPEFTTALDAVPAARENWDAFPPSVKKFGLTHIAMAKRPETRASRIAKIVADAAEGRRP comes from the coding sequence ATGGGCGCGCTCGACGACGGCGAACGGATCTCGGCAGCGGATGCCGCGACCTGGCGCGCCTGGCTCGAGCAGAACCACGAGCGCACGGCCGGCGTCTGGCTGCTGAGCGTGCGAGGCCGCTCCACGGGCGTCGGCTATGACGACGCCGTGCGCCAGGCGCTGTGCTTCGGCTGGATCGACGGCCCCGTGCGCACCTTCGACGACACGACCGTCGGACAGTGGTTCAGTCCGCGCCGACGCGGGAGCGGGTGGGCGGCGACCAACAAGGCCCGGATCGCGGAGCTCGAGGCGACGGGGCAGATGGCGCCCGCAGGGATCCGGGTGCTCGAGGCCGCCCGCGCCGACGGATCGTGGACGGTGCTCGACGGCCCCGAGGCGGGAGTCGAGCCGCCGGAGTTCACGACGGCACTGGATGCCGTGCCCGCGGCGCGCGAGAACTGGGACGCGTTCCCCCCGTCGGTGAAGAAGTTCGGCCTCACGCACATCGCGATGGCGAAGCGACCGGAGACCCGAGCATCCCGCATCGCCAAGATCGTCGCCGACGCGGCGGAAGGGAGACGCCCGTGA
- a CDS encoding Cof-type HAD-IIB family hydrolase: MTLRLIATDLDGTLLTSASEVSARTRAALDAARERGIHVVPVTARQPIGLRAIASGAGFDGWALCSNGAYATHLTEGRMLFAEELPAETIRTLAQALGDSIPDLLFASVREGGETFVAQHGYAAVADLSDHKRDPGTMGGVDLAEVLAAPSLKLVIRHPELAPPVLFEALRGLGLTGFEATLSGAPFVEVMAEGVTKATGLARLCEHLAIDRADVVAFGDALNDVEMLRWAGHGVAMSNGLDAAKAAADETTASNDDDGVARVIERMLD, encoded by the coding sequence GTGACCCTGCGCCTGATCGCGACCGATCTCGACGGCACGCTGCTCACGTCCGCGTCGGAGGTGAGCGCCCGCACGCGCGCGGCTCTCGATGCGGCGCGCGAGCGCGGCATCCACGTCGTCCCTGTGACCGCGCGGCAGCCCATCGGTCTGCGGGCGATCGCGTCCGGTGCGGGCTTCGACGGCTGGGCGCTGTGCAGCAACGGCGCATATGCGACGCACCTCACCGAGGGCAGGATGCTGTTCGCCGAGGAGCTGCCGGCCGAGACGATCCGGACGCTGGCTCAGGCGTTGGGCGACAGCATCCCCGATCTGCTGTTCGCGAGCGTGCGAGAGGGCGGGGAGACGTTCGTGGCCCAGCACGGCTACGCCGCCGTCGCCGACCTGTCCGACCACAAGCGCGACCCCGGCACGATGGGCGGCGTCGACCTCGCCGAGGTGCTCGCCGCTCCGAGTCTGAAACTCGTGATCCGGCATCCGGAGCTCGCACCTCCGGTGTTGTTCGAGGCGCTCCGGGGTCTCGGGCTCACCGGTTTCGAGGCCACTCTCTCCGGAGCGCCCTTCGTCGAGGTCATGGCCGAGGGCGTCACCAAGGCCACGGGACTCGCGCGGCTCTGCGAGCACCTCGCGATCGACCGCGCCGATGTCGTGGCTTTCGGCGATGCGCTGAACGACGTCGAGATGCTGCGCTGGGCCGGTCACGGGGTCGCGATGTCCAACGGCCTGGATGCCGCGAAAGCCGCCGCCGACGAGACGACCGCGTCGAACGACGACGACGGGGTGGCTCGGGTCATCGAGCGGATGCTGGACTGA
- a CDS encoding helix-turn-helix domain-containing protein: protein MAARSYGQYCGVTTAVELIGERWALLIVRDLLVGPRRYTDLKQGLPRIPTNILSSRLKELQDGGVVRRIPLRRGLAYELTPYGQALESVILELGRWGFQTMGDPREGDVVTPDSLTMALRTAFQADAAADAEYELHVGDVALRASVRGGDLVVAQISPPAPPAPGGDARQPQGEADAVIVAGPGIRRLIAGEITPDEAIAQDVLAVVRGDISHLESFARTFHIAPLGASLPV, encoded by the coding sequence ATGGCGGCGCGCAGCTACGGCCAGTACTGCGGGGTCACGACGGCCGTCGAGCTGATCGGGGAGCGGTGGGCGCTGCTCATCGTCCGCGATCTGCTCGTCGGGCCCCGTAGGTACACCGACCTCAAGCAGGGCCTGCCGCGCATCCCCACCAACATCCTGTCCTCCCGGCTCAAGGAGCTGCAGGACGGCGGCGTCGTACGCCGCATCCCGCTGCGGCGCGGCCTCGCCTACGAGCTCACTCCGTACGGGCAGGCGCTCGAGTCCGTCATCCTCGAACTCGGGCGCTGGGGCTTCCAGACCATGGGAGACCCCCGAGAAGGCGACGTCGTCACACCCGACTCGCTCACGATGGCCCTGCGCACGGCGTTCCAGGCTGACGCCGCCGCCGACGCCGAGTACGAGCTGCACGTCGGCGACGTCGCGCTCCGCGCATCGGTGCGCGGAGGAGACCTCGTCGTCGCGCAGATCTCCCCTCCTGCTCCGCCCGCCCCCGGCGGCGACGCGCGGCAGCCGCAAGGAGAGGCGGATGCCGTGATCGTCGCCGGTCCCGGCATCCGTCGGCTGATCGCCGGCGAGATCACGCCGGACGAGGCGATCGCGCAGGACGTGCTCGCCGTCGTACGGGGCGATATCTCGCACCTCGAGTCGTTCGCCCGCACGTTCCACATCGCGCCGCTGGGCGCATCCCTTCCCGTGTAG
- a CDS encoding metal-dependent transcriptional regulator: protein MASPAADDYLKTVYAHTEWQDAPITPSVLAAKLGIAPSSVTEMVKKLAAAGLVSHVPYGAVRLTDAGTQRALAMVRRHRLIETWLVQEFGYGWDEVHDEAEVLEHTISDRLLEGIDERLGRPRFDPHGDAIPDADGIVDREPFVLLADAPAGHTGRVLRVDDRDPELLRTLDALGLVVAATVETTASGIRLDGADVELPAGAADVVWLTA, encoded by the coding sequence GTGGCATCCCCGGCAGCAGACGACTACCTGAAGACGGTCTACGCGCACACCGAATGGCAGGACGCGCCGATCACCCCGTCGGTGCTCGCGGCGAAGCTCGGCATCGCGCCGTCGTCGGTCACGGAGATGGTGAAGAAGCTCGCCGCGGCGGGTCTGGTCTCGCACGTGCCCTACGGGGCGGTGCGATTGACGGATGCCGGAACGCAGCGGGCCCTCGCCATGGTGCGGCGTCACCGGCTGATCGAGACGTGGCTCGTGCAGGAGTTCGGCTACGGCTGGGACGAGGTGCACGACGAGGCCGAGGTGCTCGAGCACACCATCAGCGACCGCCTGCTCGAAGGCATCGACGAGCGCCTCGGACGCCCGCGGTTCGATCCGCACGGCGACGCGATCCCGGATGCGGACGGCATCGTCGACCGGGAGCCGTTCGTGCTGCTCGCCGACGCGCCGGCCGGTCACACCGGTCGCGTGCTGCGCGTCGACGATCGCGACCCCGAGCTGCTGCGCACCCTCGATGCGCTGGGTCTGGTCGTGGCGGCGACGGTCGAGACGACGGCATCCGGCATCCGCCTCGACGGCGCTGACGTGGAGCTCCCCGCGGGAGCGGCCGACGTCGTCTGGCTGACCGCCTAG
- a CDS encoding ROK family protein, producing the protein MTRYALALDIGGTKMEAALVREDGTLVDGSRSRQATGREATFPSLDLAVAAVVSHALAPLPADAELVGAGVGSAGPIDRSAGAILPVNMPLARGYGLAASVHTAASAIRGAHVRTVLGHDGGALALAESWLGATQGAGASLSIVVSTGVGGGFVVGGAYIPGATGNAGHLGQVRREGGLTLEEIASGPASAAWAQQQGWTGSTGEDLARDAAAGVAVARAAIERSATAVGQALADAATLVDLDVVAIGGGFSRVSADYIDLVQAALTASAAHEYSRRTRVVRSGLGDEGPLIGAAALVLR; encoded by the coding sequence GTGACCCGCTACGCTCTCGCCCTCGACATCGGCGGCACGAAGATGGAGGCCGCGCTCGTCCGCGAGGACGGCACGCTCGTCGACGGCAGCCGCAGCCGCCAGGCCACCGGTCGTGAAGCGACGTTCCCCTCGCTGGATCTCGCGGTCGCAGCGGTCGTCTCGCACGCACTGGCGCCGCTGCCGGCGGACGCCGAGCTCGTCGGCGCCGGAGTCGGCAGCGCCGGACCCATCGATCGCTCTGCCGGCGCCATCCTGCCCGTGAACATGCCGCTCGCGCGCGGTTACGGCCTCGCGGCATCCGTGCACACCGCAGCGTCCGCGATCCGCGGTGCGCACGTGCGCACCGTGCTCGGCCACGATGGCGGCGCCCTCGCGCTCGCGGAGTCATGGCTCGGAGCGACGCAGGGTGCCGGAGCGTCGCTGTCGATCGTCGTGTCGACGGGCGTCGGCGGCGGTTTCGTCGTGGGTGGAGCCTACATCCCGGGCGCGACCGGCAACGCCGGTCACCTCGGCCAGGTTCGCCGCGAGGGCGGGCTCACGCTCGAGGAGATCGCCTCCGGACCGGCCAGCGCCGCGTGGGCGCAGCAGCAGGGCTGGACGGGGTCGACCGGCGAGGATCTCGCCAGGGATGCTGCGGCGGGCGTCGCCGTCGCCCGGGCGGCGATCGAGCGATCGGCGACGGCGGTCGGGCAGGCCCTTGCCGACGCGGCCACCCTGGTCGACCTCGATGTCGTCGCGATCGGCGGCGGGTTCTCCCGGGTGTCAGCCGACTACATCGACCTGGTGCAGGCAGCTCTGACAGCGAGCGCCGCGCACGAGTACTCCCGTCGCACCCGCGTGGTGCGGTCGGGGCTGGGCGACGAGGGGCCGCTCATCGGTGCGGCCGCCCTCGTGCTGCGCTGA
- the pyrE gene encoding orotate phosphoribosyltransferase, whose amino-acid sequence MTALDADRQTLLDLITDEAVFHGDFTLSSGKKATYYVDMRKLTLDHRAAPAIGRIMLDLIADLDVAAVGGLTLGADPIANSVLHASVATDRPLDAFVVRKEPKDHGRGRQIEGADVKGKRVVVLEDTSTTGQSALKAVEALRKEGAEVVAVAVIVDRKTGAQAAIEAEGLEWRAAFDLDDLGLDPQ is encoded by the coding sequence GTGACCGCACTCGACGCAGACCGCCAGACACTCCTCGATCTCATCACCGACGAGGCGGTGTTCCACGGCGACTTCACCCTCTCCAGCGGCAAGAAGGCGACGTACTACGTCGACATGCGCAAGCTCACGCTCGACCACCGCGCAGCGCCGGCCATCGGGCGGATCATGCTCGACCTCATCGCCGACCTCGACGTCGCAGCCGTCGGCGGCCTGACCCTCGGTGCCGACCCGATCGCGAACTCGGTGCTGCACGCCTCGGTGGCCACGGATCGTCCGCTCGACGCCTTCGTCGTGCGCAAGGAGCCGAAGGACCACGGCCGAGGCCGTCAGATCGAGGGCGCCGATGTGAAGGGCAAGCGCGTCGTCGTGCTCGAAGACACGTCCACCACCGGGCAGTCCGCGCTCAAGGCGGTCGAGGCGCTTCGCAAGGAGGGCGCCGAAGTCGTCGCTGTCGCCGTGATCGTCGACCGCAAGACCGGGGCACAGGCAGCCATCGAAGCCGAGGGTCTCGAATGGCGAGCGGCCTTCGACCTCGACGACCTCGGGCTCGACCCCCAGTGA
- a CDS encoding dihydrofolate reductase family protein, protein MSPRGPGGVGEDTSGGFTFSGWQAGYPSSGVGSQVTEGMQQLDALLLGRRTYDIFAAYWPQHTDGPSGEIGQLFDRVPKYVATRDADRALDWQGSSRVGADLASEIADLRARHREVHVIGSIDFVHTLLAEGLFDQLNLWVYPILLGAGKKVFRDDALPSVLELLETPVTDPEGVTLFRYGRTDRTPEVGTFED, encoded by the coding sequence GTGTCGCCCAGGGGGCCGGGCGGTGTCGGTGAAGACACCTCGGGCGGCTTCACCTTCAGCGGCTGGCAGGCCGGCTACCCGTCGTCGGGTGTCGGATCCCAGGTGACGGAGGGGATGCAGCAGCTCGACGCCCTGCTGCTCGGCCGCCGAACATACGACATCTTCGCCGCGTACTGGCCGCAGCACACCGACGGCCCGTCCGGCGAGATCGGGCAGCTGTTCGACCGCGTGCCGAAGTACGTCGCGACCCGTGATGCCGATCGGGCCCTCGACTGGCAGGGGAGCTCCCGCGTGGGGGCGGACCTCGCCAGCGAGATCGCCGACCTGCGCGCGCGGCATCGCGAGGTGCACGTGATCGGCAGCATCGACTTCGTGCACACCCTGCTCGCCGAGGGGCTGTTCGACCAGCTCAACCTCTGGGTGTACCCGATCCTGCTCGGGGCCGGCAAGAAGGTGTTCCGCGACGACGCCCTGCCCTCGGTGCTCGAGCTGCTCGAGACGCCGGTCACGGATCCCGAGGGCGTGACGCTGTTCCGCTACGGCCGCACCGACCGCACGCCCGAAGTCGGGACGTTCGAGGACTAG
- a CDS encoding Nramp family divalent metal transporter — protein MPKNDVLPTPTSRVTPTRSLWLLGPALVAGVAYLDPGNVASNMTAGAQYGYLLVWIVVVGNVMAWLIQYLSAKLGVVTGQSLPQVLGARIRRPWARRAYWLQAELVAMATDLAEVIGGAVALNLLFDVPLLLGGVITGAVSMILLAVQSRRGPRPFEFVIIGLMAIITVGFVAGLFIAPPDPSGVVGGLAPRFEDTGSVLLAASILGATIMPHAIYAHSSLARDRFGSAAEHAPTEAARTETSRIRRLLSATRWDVSIAMLIAGSVNLSILLLAAANLAGVEGTDSLEGAHAALAAGLGPVLATFFAVGLLASGLASTSVGAYAGAEIMHGLLRVRIPLLARRLVTLIPALVILGVGVDPTLALVLSQVVLSFGIPFALIPLVALTAQRRTLGAWANRAWTTAAGVIASVLLIALNGALLWLVLTGA, from the coding sequence ATGCCGAAAAATGACGTGCTCCCGACGCCGACGTCGCGCGTGACCCCGACTCGCAGCCTGTGGCTCCTGGGGCCCGCCCTCGTCGCCGGGGTGGCGTACCTCGACCCGGGAAACGTCGCCAGCAACATGACGGCGGGCGCCCAGTACGGCTACCTGCTGGTCTGGATCGTCGTCGTCGGCAACGTCATGGCCTGGCTCATCCAGTACCTCTCCGCGAAGCTCGGCGTGGTGACGGGGCAGAGCCTGCCGCAGGTGCTCGGCGCGCGCATCCGGCGCCCCTGGGCCCGCCGCGCCTACTGGCTGCAGGCCGAGCTCGTCGCCATGGCGACGGATCTCGCCGAGGTGATCGGGGGCGCGGTCGCGCTCAATCTCCTCTTCGACGTGCCGCTGCTCCTCGGCGGAGTCATCACCGGCGCCGTCTCGATGATCCTGCTCGCCGTGCAGAGCCGTCGCGGCCCCCGTCCGTTCGAGTTCGTCATCATCGGCCTCATGGCGATCATCACCGTGGGCTTCGTCGCCGGCCTCTTCATCGCCCCGCCCGACCCGTCCGGAGTCGTCGGCGGCCTCGCGCCGCGCTTCGAGGACACCGGGTCGGTGCTCCTCGCCGCATCCATCCTCGGGGCGACCATCATGCCGCACGCGATCTACGCCCATTCGTCGCTCGCCCGCGACAGGTTCGGGTCCGCCGCTGAGCACGCACCGACGGAGGCCGCGCGCACCGAGACCTCGCGCATCCGCCGCCTGCTCAGCGCGACCCGGTGGGACGTCTCGATCGCGATGCTCATCGCGGGCTCGGTGAACCTCAGCATCCTGCTGCTGGCCGCGGCGAACCTCGCCGGCGTCGAGGGAACCGACTCGCTGGAGGGTGCGCACGCGGCTCTCGCCGCCGGACTCGGTCCGGTGTTGGCGACGTTCTTCGCCGTCGGCCTGCTCGCCTCCGGCCTCGCCTCCACGTCGGTGGGCGCCTACGCGGGAGCCGAGATCATGCACGGCCTGCTGCGCGTGCGCATCCCGCTGCTCGCCCGACGACTCGTGACGCTGATCCCGGCGCTGGTGATCCTCGGAGTCGGCGTCGACCCGACGCTCGCCCTCGTGCTGAGTCAGGTCGTGCTGTCGTTCGGCATCCCGTTCGCGCTCATCCCGCTCGTGGCGCTCACCGCCCAACGGCGCACGCTCGGCGCGTGGGCCAACCGCGCGTGGACGACCGCCGCCGGTGTGATCGCCTCCGTTCTGCTCATCGCGCTCAACGGCGCGCTGCTTTGGCTGGTTCTCACGGGAGCCTGA